Part of the Falco cherrug isolate bFalChe1 chromosome 1, bFalChe1.pri, whole genome shotgun sequence genome, AtttttagtttgggttttttgttttttctttccttttcctgttgcaaGGAGGGTTACAGTCCCTGCAAGACCTGTGtttcttaagaaaacagaattccATGGGATGAATCAGAATTACCCACAGCAAATTGTCCCTCATCAgacacaaaacaagaaaagaaaactagacAGCAAATTAGTTTGGAAAGTGAGTCATGACAGATCAGTCCTGCTAACAGATAAACTGCAACAAGCTGGGGAGAGATCCCCGTGAGATCAAGGTAGAACTTAGCATTCTTTTGCAATGCCATGACCCCCAGGGAAagcatatattttcatttcatatacTCATCCAGTGGAGCATTTTGGACATTTCTGATCcttgcaagagctgcagcttaGTGCATCAAAGGCCTTGTGTGAGGATCAGATATACCTGGATGGCATCACTGGCATCTGGAAGATTTTTGTCCCCTCTTTTCTTGGCCAGATGCATTAGAAGGCTGCAAATGAACTAGCAAGTAATGAGAAATAGATCCTATGGCTCTTATCAGGGCCACTGTCGTAGAGACATTAGGTTGCCCTGTGCATGAGCCAGtagaaaagctgctgtggagCAGACCACAGATAAAACCAGCCCTTTTTGTCCTGAGTCCTCACTCCCCTACAGGATTTCCCTGTTGCCCTGACAGACTCATATGATCCTTCTCTCTCCCACAACAACCTGtttgccactgctgctgcagggttCCCCGCAGACTGCAGCCGTCTCCGCAAGACCAGCCCCAGCGGGGTGTATGTCATCCAGCCAGCAAGGTCTCCCCCAGTCGTGGTGTGGTGCGACATGGACACCGAAGGCAAGGGCTGGACTGTTGTCCAGAGAAACTCTCATGACACCGAGATCACATGGAAGCAATCCTGGACCACCTACAAGTACGGCTTTGGGAACGTGCAGGGTGATCACTGGCTGGGCACGGAGTACCTGCACCTGCTGACGCAGCAGGGCACCTACAAGGTCCGCTTCATCGTGCGGAATAAAGCCAACGTCACCCATTACGCCGAGTACGACATCTTCAGCGTGGAGAGTGAGGCTAGTGGGTACCCGCTGAGGCTGGGCCGGTTTTCTGGTGATGGGGATGACTATCTGACCCTCTATCACCCCAAGAAGGGGGGCTTACATGACAACATGAAGTTCAGCACGACCGACAGGGACCAGGACCAGTACAGTGGGAACTGCGCCAGCAGCTATGGGGGCTGGTGGTATGACAGGTGCCATAATGTCCTGCTCAATGCCAAAAAATACATCCTTTGGCCAGGATTC contains:
- the LOC102055315 gene encoding fibrinogen-like protein 1-like protein; the protein is MLLLCASAGLAVPTASSRSGFPADCSRLRKTSPSGVYVIQPARSPPVVVWCDMDTEGKGWTVVQRNSHDTEITWKQSWTTYKYGFGNVQGDHWLGTEYLHLLTQQGTYKVRFIVRNKANVTHYAEYDIFSVESEASGYPLRLGRFSGDGDDYLTLYHPKKGGLHDNMKFSTTDRDQDQYSGNCASSYGGWWYDRCHNVLLNAKKYILWPGFCDNGDCASSLILVKPTDVC